The genomic window GTATTTTTGATTTAACTCATGATATTCCCCCATATAACATATGGGAAGCATCGTATAGACTTTTACAGACAGTATCGTATTGGCCAGAAGGTACAGTATTTGTATCTGTAGTAGATCCAGGTGTTGGTTCAGAGAGAAGAAGCATAGTTGTTAGAACAGCGGATAATAAGTACATCATTACACCAGACAATGGGACGTTGACTCATGTAAAAGAATTTAGTGGCATAGCTGAGGTTCGTCTTCTAGATGAGACGAAAAACAGGCTACCTAACTCCGGAGAATCCTACACATTTCATGGCAGAGATATTTATGCTTTTACAGGTGCTCGCCTTGCTTCTGGCACTATTGCATTTGAAGACATTGGGCCACCCGCAACTTTAGATACAATCGTTGAGTTGCCGCTATCAAAGCCAACAAGATCAAATAATAGCATAACTGGTATCATCGAAATTTTAGATGTTCGTTTCGGGAATTTGTGGACTAATATTCATCGTAATCTATTAAAGGAAATGTACATTGAATATGGTGATCGATTAGAGGTAACGATTGATAACGGAACACGTCAAGTATATAAAAATATTATGACGTTCGGTAGGTCTTTTGCGGACAGTTTAGTGGGGGAACCACTTCTATATGTCAATTCATTAGATAATTTAGGTGTGGCTATTAATCAAGGTTCGTTTGCTAAAGCGTATCGGGTCGAAGCAGGCACCAATTGGAGTTTAACATTACAAAAAGTAAATAAAAAGCTTACATAAGAATGGAGAGTGGAACACATGGCAAAAAACACACTATCAACAAAAACAATAGTAGCAATAGGTATTGGTACAGCTGTGTTTGTAATTTTAGGACGCTTTGCTTCTATCCCATCAGGTATTCCTAATACAACGATTGAAACGACATATGCATTTTTAGCACTTATGGCGGTTGTATTCGGACCTGTAGCAGGAGGATTAATCGGGCTAATTGGTCATGCTTTAAAGGATGCGATCTTTTATGGATCACCATGGTGGAGCTGGGTTGTTGTATCAGGGATTGTAGGGTTACTAATTGGCTTAGCTACACGCAAGGTAAATATTCAAGATGGTGAATTTGGCGTCAAACAAATCATTGCATTTAATATCTCACAAGCTATCGTGCAAGCAGTAGGGTGGTTCTTAATTGCACCAACACTAGATATCCTGATTTACGCAGAGCCTGCTAATAAAGTGTATGTACAAGGAATTGTAGCAGGTGTAGCGAATATTGTAACAGTGGGCGTGCTAGGTACTATTTTATTAGTGGCTTATGCAAAAACACGTACAAAGAGTGGAAGTTTAGAAAAAGAAGAAACTATAAGTAAATAAATAGAAAGAGGGCTGGTCGATTGGACCAGACCCTCTCATTAAGATTGTAGGGATTTGAATGAAAAAGGCAGTTATTGAATTTAATAATTTTACTTTTAAATATCGCAGTCAAGCCCAACCGACTCTTCATAATATTAATTTAACAATCTATGAGGGAGAAAAAGTCGTGATTGTTGGCCCTTCAGGCTCTGGAAAAAGTACAATTGGCCATTGTATAAATGGATTAGTTCCTTTTTCATATAGAGGTGATATGACCGGAAGTCTGAAAGTCATGGGAAAAGAAACGAAGCAAGCGGATATATTTAGTCTGTCAAAAATAGTAGGAACGGTCTTACAAGATCCTGATGGACAGTTTATTGGGTTGACTGTTGGAGAAGACATTGCTTTTTCGTTAGAAAATGATTGTACCCCGCAACAAGAGATGCAACAGCGTGCAAAAGACGTGGCAAAGATGGTAGACATGGATTCGTATATGAGTCAGTCGCTACATCATTTATCTGGTGGGCAAAAACAAAGAGTAGCACTAGGTGGAGTGATGGTTGATGATGTGGACATTTTGTTATTTGATGAGCCGCTTGCTAATTTAGACCCTGCGACAGGAAAGCATGCCATAGATTTAATTGATAGAATACATAAAGATTTACAGAAAACAGTGGTCATTATTGAGCATAGATTGGAAGATGTGTTATATCGTCACATCGACCGCATCATAGTAGTAGACGATGGTCGAATTGTAAGTGACGGAGCCCCTGCTGAAATCCTCTCAACAGATGTGCTTCAGCAATGTAACGTACGTGAGCCATTATATGTCAGGGCGTTAAAATATGCTGATTGTGGCATTACTCCGCAAATGAAGCCACAACATATTGATACGCTTCAAATAGACTCATGTAAAAATAAGCTTGTAAAGTGGTTTGAAGCGGCTACATCCCCTAATTCTAAGCCGTTAACTCAACCTGTTTTACAACTAAAAAATATTGATTTTAGTTATCAATCTACTCGAAAAATATTACAGAATGTCTCCTTTTCTATTCAAAAAGGAGAGATGGTCAGTATTGTTGGTAAAAATGGTGCAGGGAAAACAACCTTAACAAAACTCATATGCGGTTTTGAAAAACCTGATTCAGGTGACATTTTTATAAATGGGCATAATGCATCGAAAGACACTATAAAAGAACGTGCGATGCAAATCGGACTTGTCATGCAAAACCCAAATCATATGATATCAAAGCACATGATTTTTGATGAAGTGGCACTAGGACTACTTGTTCGGGGAGTCCCGGCTTCTGAGATAAAAGAACGTGTGGAAGAAACATTACGAATCTGTGGTTTATTGCCGTTTCGAAATTGGCCTATTTCAGCATTAAGCTTTGGACAAAAAAAGAGAGTAACTATTGCATCTATTTTAGTGTTGCAACCAAGTGTGCTTATTTTGGATGAACCTACTGCGGGGCAGGATTTCCGTCACTATACGGATATTATGGAGTTTTTAGTAGAGTTAAATAAACAAGGCATTACAATTATCATGATTACACATGATATGCATTTAATGCTTGAATATACACCTCGTGCTATTGTCATGGCAGATGGGCGAAAGGTTGCCGATGAATTATCTGTGAATATTTTACACAATCAAACGATAATTGACCAAGCTAATTTAAAAGAAACATCGTTGTTTGCATTGGCTGAGAGAGCCGGGATAAAAAACGAGATAGAATTTGTGCAACGGTTCATATCATATGATAAGGTGGTGGGGCGATCATGGCAGTAGAAATGCTATCGTATATTGATAGAAATTCACCTGTACATCGACTAACCGGAGCCACAAAGCTTTTATGTTTTATTATGTGGACATTTGCAGCTATGTTAACATATGATACTCGGATTTTAGTGGCACTCTTTCTTGTCAGTCTTACTATCTTTGTTATTTCAAAGATTAAGATACGTGAAATTGGATTTGTTTTAGCCTTCATACTAATTTTTTTATTCATAAATAATATTGCCATCTACTTATTTTCACCACAGGAAGGTGTGAAGATTTATGGCACAGAGCACGTATTGTGGGAGTTCGTTGGGAGATACAACGTAACGTGGGAACAAATATTTTACCAAACGAACATTACACTGAAGTATGTAACGGTTATTCCAGCGGCGCTACTGTTTCTAGTTACAACACATCCTAGTGAATTTGCCTCGTCACTTAATAGAATAGGAGTTAGCTATCGCGTGGCTTTTTCAGTAGCCATTGCGCTCCGCTACATACCGGATATTCAACGGGACTATCGGAATATAGCCCTAGCTCAGCAAGCGCGTGGTCTTGATATGTCACATAAAGAGAAGTTGCCTACTCGTGTGAAAAACGCAGCAGCGATTATTTTACCTTTAATATTATCAAGTCTAGATCGTATTGAAGGAATTAGTAATGTCATGGATTTACGAGGCTTTGGTAAACATAAAAAACGAACGTGGTATAGTGCTAAGCAGTTTCAGCGATTAGATTTTATCGCAATATTGCTTATTGCTAGTTTGCTTGTTATTTCATTAGTAGTTACGTTTTATGATGGCAGTCGGTTTTATAATCCGTTTGTATAATGAACAGGACCACCCTAGTTGTTAAGGTGGTCCAATCAGTATTTGCTCAACGCATTTTTTAAAAGCTAAGCTATACCCACTTCACAACATCTTCATATGGTCTGCGAGTTTTCGGTTTTTGCTCCTGTGCTCGGTAGCCAAAGGCAACCATAACAGAAATACCAAAGTGGCCGTCCTCTAACAAGCCTTCCTCTTCTAGAAGAGAATTCATTTGTTGTATGTTGAAGCCCTCAATAGGGCAGGAATCAATACCGATTTGTGCGGCAGCTGTCATCATGTTGCCTAATGCTATGTATGTCTGTTTTGATGCCCAATCAAATATGGCACGGTCATTTTCGAGTAAGTTAAAATCGGTTTTCTGAAATTCTTCGATTCGTGCAAGGTAGTTTTCCATAAAGTCTTGTGGATGCTGTTTAACATGACGGAAATGGTTCTGTAAGTAATCAGAATCGTATTTTGTATCTAATTTAGTTCTTGCTAATAAAATGATAAAGTGACTTGCCGCAGGTAACTTGCCAAACGCTCCCCACGCCGTGTGCTTTATTTTTTCGCGCAGTATATCGCTTTGTACAACAACAAAGCGCCATGGCTCCGTGCCAAATGAGCTTGGAGACAATCGACCAGTCTCTAAGATGAATCGAAAATCTTCATCAGAGATTTTTTTAGTAGGGTCAAATTCTTTCGTAGCGTGTCTAAAATAAAAAGCGTCAAGTATTTCTTGTTTTTTATCCATGACTATCACTCCTCAATCAGTCTAGTTCTATTTTAAATATAACGTAAACCTACTGCAAACAATTTTAGGTAGGGGAGGGAAACACGCAAACCTATGATATTTGCACCCATACCTAAAGAATTGACTTGTAGTCTAAGATCTTTTG from Bacillus sp. HMF5848 includes these protein-coding regions:
- a CDS encoding S-adenosyl-l-methionine hydroxide adenosyltransferase family protein, coding for MRHALVLQTDFGISDGAVSAMYGVANSVDSSIRIFDLTHDIPPYNIWEASYRLLQTVSYWPEGTVFVSVVDPGVGSERRSIVVRTADNKYIITPDNGTLTHVKEFSGIAEVRLLDETKNRLPNSGESYTFHGRDIYAFTGARLASGTIAFEDIGPPATLDTIVELPLSKPTRSNNSITGIIEILDVRFGNLWTNIHRNLLKEMYIEYGDRLEVTIDNGTRQVYKNIMTFGRSFADSLVGEPLLYVNSLDNLGVAINQGSFAKAYRVEAGTNWSLTLQKVNKKLT
- a CDS encoding ECF-type riboflavin transporter substrate-binding protein, which codes for MAKNTLSTKTIVAIGIGTAVFVILGRFASIPSGIPNTTIETTYAFLALMAVVFGPVAGGLIGLIGHALKDAIFYGSPWWSWVVVSGIVGLLIGLATRKVNIQDGEFGVKQIIAFNISQAIVQAVGWFLIAPTLDILIYAEPANKVYVQGIVAGVANIVTVGVLGTILLVAYAKTRTKSGSLEKEETISK
- a CDS encoding ABC transporter ATP-binding protein produces the protein MKKAVIEFNNFTFKYRSQAQPTLHNINLTIYEGEKVVIVGPSGSGKSTIGHCINGLVPFSYRGDMTGSLKVMGKETKQADIFSLSKIVGTVLQDPDGQFIGLTVGEDIAFSLENDCTPQQEMQQRAKDVAKMVDMDSYMSQSLHHLSGGQKQRVALGGVMVDDVDILLFDEPLANLDPATGKHAIDLIDRIHKDLQKTVVIIEHRLEDVLYRHIDRIIVVDDGRIVSDGAPAEILSTDVLQQCNVREPLYVRALKYADCGITPQMKPQHIDTLQIDSCKNKLVKWFEAATSPNSKPLTQPVLQLKNIDFSYQSTRKILQNVSFSIQKGEMVSIVGKNGAGKTTLTKLICGFEKPDSGDIFINGHNASKDTIKERAMQIGLVMQNPNHMISKHMIFDEVALGLLVRGVPASEIKERVEETLRICGLLPFRNWPISALSFGQKKRVTIASILVLQPSVLILDEPTAGQDFRHYTDIMEFLVELNKQGITIIMITHDMHLMLEYTPRAIVMADGRKVADELSVNILHNQTIIDQANLKETSLFALAERAGIKNEIEFVQRFISYDKVVGRSWQ
- a CDS encoding energy-coupling factor transporter transmembrane protein EcfT; this translates as MAVEMLSYIDRNSPVHRLTGATKLLCFIMWTFAAMLTYDTRILVALFLVSLTIFVISKIKIREIGFVLAFILIFLFINNIAIYLFSPQEGVKIYGTEHVLWEFVGRYNVTWEQIFYQTNITLKYVTVIPAALLFLVTTHPSEFASSLNRIGVSYRVAFSVAIALRYIPDIQRDYRNIALAQQARGLDMSHKEKLPTRVKNAAAIILPLILSSLDRIEGISNVMDLRGFGKHKKRTWYSAKQFQRLDFIAILLIASLLVISLVVTFYDGSRFYNPFV
- a CDS encoding NAD(P)H-dependent oxidoreductase; its protein translation is MDKKQEILDAFYFRHATKEFDPTKKISDEDFRFILETGRLSPSSFGTEPWRFVVVQSDILREKIKHTAWGAFGKLPAASHFIILLARTKLDTKYDSDYLQNHFRHVKQHPQDFMENYLARIEEFQKTDFNLLENDRAIFDWASKQTYIALGNMMTAAAQIGIDSCPIEGFNIQQMNSLLEEEGLLEDGHFGISVMVAFGYRAQEQKPKTRRPYEDVVKWV